The following are encoded together in the Lactuca sativa cultivar Salinas chromosome 1, Lsat_Salinas_v11, whole genome shotgun sequence genome:
- the LOC111915371 gene encoding importin subunit alpha-2, with protein sequence MSLRPSARTEVRRNRYKVAVDAEEGRRRREDNMVEIRKNKREENLLKKRQVLSSSQPLSSGVPVQTSTVEKKLESLPSMVAGVYSNDNNLQLEATTQFRKLLSIERSPPIEEVIQSGVVPRFVEFLMREDFPQLQFEAAWALTNIASGTSENTKVVIDYGAVPIFVKLLASPSDDVREQAVWALGNVAGDSPRCRDLVLGQGALIPLLSQLNENAKLSMLRNATWTLSNFCRGKPQPPFEQTRPALPALERLVHSNDEEVLTDACWALSYLSDGTNDKIQAVIDAGVCQRLVELLLHPSPSVLIPALRTVGNIVTGDDIQTQHIIERGALPCLLSLLTHNHKKSIKKEACWTISNITAGNKEQIQTVIEAGLIAPLVNLLQTAEFDIKKEAAWAISNATSGGTNEQIKYLVSQGCIKPLCDLLVCPDPRIVTVSLEGLENILKVGEVEKNAGNSGDVNYYAQLIDDAEGLEKIENLQSHDNNEIYEKAVKILETYWLDEEDEAVADATGAQGGFNFGGNNVQVPSGGFNFNS encoded by the exons ATGTCTCTGAGGCCAAGCGCAAGGACCGAGGTTCGTCGGAACCGTTACAAGGTGGCTGTCGATGCGGAGGAAGGAAGGCGGCGTAGGGAGGACAACATGGTTGAGATCCGTAAGAACAAGAGGGAAGAGAACTTGCTTAAGAAGCGTCAAGTACTTTCGTCGTCTCAGCCGCTGTCTAGTGGTGTTCCGGTCCAAACATCAACCGTTGAGAAAAAG TTAGAAAGTCTTCCTTCCATGGTTGCTGGAGTTTACTCCAATGATAACAATCTGCAGCTGGAGGCAACTACTCAGTTTCGTAAACTGCTTTCCATAG aaagaagcccaccaaTTGAGGAAGTTATACAATCTGGAGTTGTACCTCGTTTTGTCGAGTTCTTAATGAGGGAAGATTTCCCACAGCTTCAG TTTGAAGCTGCTTGGGCACTTACAAACATTGCCTCAGGAACATCTGAAAACACAAAAGTTGTAATCGATTATGGAGCAGTTCCAATCTTTGTCAAGCTTCTAGCTTCTCCAAGTGATGATGTTCGCGAACAG GCTGTTTGGGCTTTAGGAAATGTTGCAGGTGATTCTCCTAGATGTCGTGACCTTGTTCTTGGCCAAGGTGCTTTGATTCCTTTGCTTTCTCAGTTAAATGAGAATGCTAAGCTTTCCATGCTCAGAAACGCCACCTGGACTTTGTCTAACTTTTGTAGGGGAAAACCTCAGCCTCCATTTGaacag ACAAGGCCAGCTCTTCCAGCACTTGAGAGACTTGTTCATTCAAATGATGAAGAGGTGTTAACAGATGCATGTTGGGCTCTCTCTTATCTCTCTGATGGAACAAATGATAAAATTCAAGCTGTGATTGATGCTGGTGTTTGTCAACGCCTTGTTGAGCTTCTCCT TCATCCATCTCCTTCAGTTCTCATCCCTGCACTTCGAACTGTTGGCAACATTGTTACAGGCGATGATATCCAAACTCAG CATATTATTGAGCGAGGTGCACTTCCATGTTTACTAAGCTTGTTGACACATAACCACAAGAAGAGCATCAAGAAAGAAGCATGCTGGACAATTTCAAACATCACAGCTGGAAACAAAGAACAAATACAAACTGTAATTGAAGCTGGATTAATTGCTCCATTAGTCAACCTTCTTCAAACAGCTGAATTCGATATTAAAAAAGAAGCTGCATGGGCTATTTCAAACGCCACTTCTGGTGGAACCAATGAGCAAATCAA gtATTTGGTGAGTCAAGGGTGTATAAAGCCATTGTGTGATCTTCTAGTGTGCCCTGATCCAAGGATTGTGACTGTTTCCTTAGAAGGGCTTGAGAATATTCTGAAAGTGGGTGAGGTTGAGAAGAATGCTGGAAATTCTGGTGATGTTAATTACTATGCTCAATTGATTGATGATGCTGAAGGGTTGGAAAAGATTGAGAATTTGCAAAGTCATGATAATAATGAGATTTATGAGAAAGCTGTTAAGATTCTTGAGACTTATTGGTTGGATGAGGAAGATGAAGCTGTGGCTGATGCTACTGGTGCTCAAGGTGGTTTTAATTTTGGTGGAAACAATGTTCAAGTTCCATCTGGTGGATTCAATTTCAATAGCTGA